The Salvelinus sp. IW2-2015 linkage group LG8, ASM291031v2, whole genome shotgun sequence genome window below encodes:
- the LOC111967506 gene encoding polyribonucleotide 5'-hydroxyl-kinase Clp1 → MATEGPEKTGEEAAGAGAGAGGGGTRFDLEKETELRFEVEAGEKVQLELLTGLAEVFGSELNRNKKYTFPPGSKIAVFTWQGCSVSLSGKTEVAYVSKDTPMLLYLNTHAALEQMRRQAERDNERGPRVMVVGPTDVGKSTVCRLLLSYAVRLGRRPTLVELDVGQSGVSVPGTMSALCIERPADVEEGYSVQAPLVYHFGSTTPGTNIKLYNKLTSCLAEVFSQRCEVNRKASVGGCIINTCGWVKGSGYQALVHCASAFEVDVVLVLDQERLYNELKRDLPHFVRVVLLPKSGGVVERSKDCRREARDDKIREYFYGFRGVSFYPHAFDVRFSDVRIYKIGAPSIPDSCLPLGMSQDDTQLKLVPVTPGRDLTHHVLSVSCADEGEEVAGGVRRGLLESPVCGFIVVTNVDTQGQVMTVLSPAPRPLPRHTLLIMDIRFIDLK, encoded by the exons ATGGCGACTGAGGGCCCAGAGAAGACTGGTGAGGAGGCTGCGGGGGCCGGGGCAGGCGCTGGTGGGGGGGGGACGAGGTTCGAcctggagaaagagacagagctgCGGTTCGAGGTGGAGGCTGGGGAGAAGGTGCAGCTRGAGCTGCTCACGGGATTGGCCGAAGTCTTTGGTTCGGAGCTCAACCGCAACAAGAAGTACACGTTCCCACCGGGCTCCAAGATCGCTGTGTTCACCTGGCAGGGCTGCAGTGTTTCTCTCTCAGGGAAGACAGAG GTGGCGTACGTATCAAAGGACACACCCATGCTGCTCTACCTGAACACCCACGCCGCACTGGAACAGATGAGACGACAGGCGGAGAGAGACAACGAAAGGGGCCCACGG GTGATGGTGGTTGGGCCTACAGACGTGGGGAAGTCGACGGTGTGCAGGCTGTTGCTGAGCTACGCTGTCAGACTGGGCAGGAGGCCTACACTGGTGGAGCTCGACGTGGGCCAGAGTGGG GTGTCAGTCCCGGGCACAATGTCAGCGCTGTGTATTGAGCGTCCCGCTGACGTGGAAGAGGGGTACTCAGTACAGGCTCCGCTGGTCTACCACTTTGGCTCCACCACTCCAGGAACCAACATCAAACTCTACAACAAG tTGACATCATGTCTGGCTGAGGTGTTTTCCCAGCGCTGTGAGGTGAACAGGAAAGCCAGTGTGGGCGGCTGCATCATCAACACCTGTGGGTGGGTGAAGGGTTCTGGCTACCAGGCCCTGGTCCACTGCGCCTCAGCCTTCGAGGTCGATGTGGTTCTGGTGCTGGACCAGGAGAGGCTCTACAACGAGCTGAAGCGGGACCTGCCGCATTTCGTCCGAGTCGTGCTGTTACCCAAATCCGGAGGGGTCGTGGAGCGCTCCAAAGACTGCCGGCGTGAGGCTCGGGACGACAAGATCCGGGAGTACTTCTACGGTTTCCGCGGTGTCTCGTTCTACCCTCACGCCTTTGATGTGCGCTTTTCTGACGTGCGCATCTACAAGATCGGAGCGCCGTCCATCCCGGATTCGTGCCTTCCTCTGGGGATGTCGCAGGACGATACCCAGCTGAAGCTAGTCCCTGTGACCCCAGGTCGCGACCTCACGCACCATGTACTGAGCGTAAGCTGTGCcgatgagggggaggaggtggcTGGTGGGGTGCGCAGGGGCTTGCTGGAGAGCCCGGTGTGTGGGTTCATTGTGGTGACTAACGTGGACACACAGGGACAGGTGATGACCGTGCTCTCGCCCGCCCCAAGACCCCTCCCCAGACACACACTGCTCATCATGGACATTCGCTTTATCGACCTCAAATAG
- the selenoh gene encoding selenoprotein H produces MASRTKAGRVLKRKASAKVETEEESVEGKRGKGEDDHPENVTEGQRVVIEHCKSURVYGRNAEGVRVALLAACPDLTVVLNPQKPRSKSFEVILVEGEKEVCLWSGIKKGPPRKLKFPEPEVVVSALEKALKTE; encoded by the exons ATGGCGTCCCGTACTAAAGCAG GTCGTGTTTTGAAGCGCAAGGCGAGCGCCAAGGTGGAGACCGAGGAGGAGTCCGTGGAGGGGAAGAGGGGTAAAGGAGAGGACGACCACCCGGAGAATGTCACAGAAGGCCAGAGGGTGGTCATTGAACACTG TAAAAGCTGACGAGTGTATGGGCGTAATGCCGAGGGGGTCAGAGTTGCCCTCCTGGCTGCCTGTCCAGACCTCACTGTGGTTCTGAACCCCCAGAAGCCCCGGAGTAAAAGTTTTGAAGTGATTCTGGTTGAAGGAGAGAAAG AGGTTTGTCTGTGGTCAGGGATAAAGAAAGGCCCACCTCGCAAGCTGAAGTTTCCTGAGCCTGAAGTTGTCGTTTCTGCCCTGGAGAAGGCACTGAAGACTGAATAG